In Spirosoma pollinicola, the genomic window CTTCTGCCTAAAAACGTTGGAATTGATTGGCCAATAAGTATAATTTATTTTATTTATGGCGAACTTATACAACAAGCAATCAACTCAATAGCACCAGCTACTTACAAATTCCGAATATACTTTTGCCCGCCCAGGTAGCGCATCTGGCGGGCAATCTGCCGAGTCCGGCGTTGAATATAATTAGAGGGCTTTTTGATTGAAAACAGACGAGGATTGGGCAATACAGCCGCAATACGAGCGGCTTCGTCGCGGGAGAGTGACACCGACGAATGGCCGTAGTACCGTTGTGAGGCAGCCTCTACACCAAAGGTCATTGGCCCCATTTCGGCTATGTTCAGGTACACTTCCAGAATGCGTTTTTTACCCCAGATCAGCTCAATCAGCGCGGTAAAATAGACCTCCAACCCCTTTCGGAGATAGCTGTGCCCGTTCCAGAGAAATACATTTTTGGCTACCTGCTGCGAAATTGTGCTGGCACCCCGAGCACGTTTTCGGGTTTGATTCTCTTTGATAGCGTCCTGAATTTCGTCGAAATCAAAGCCCCAATGCTGTGGAAACGCCTGATCTTCAGAAGATACTACTGCCAGTGCGGCTTCTTTGCTGATCTTGTCATAAGGACGCCATTTTTTATACACCTGGCTGCTTTCGTCTGTACCAAAGGTGTCCACCCAACGCGAAACGATCAAAGGCGTTACCAAAACCGGCACATACTTCAGGGCAATTACATAGACAAATGACCCAAAAAATAACCACAAAAAGGCTTTGATGACAAACCAGTAAACGCGTTCCAGCAATGGCCGCTCGCGCATGAACCGACGTGCCTGCTGCCACCTCCGCGACATCCCGCCTGCTGACGCGTTCTGGCCTGACGATGGCTTACGCCCGGCGGGTTGCGTCCGCCTTGTAGACGCCTGATCGGGCTTGGGCCTTGGAATCGGCGCTGGCTGCGTGCGGAAGGTATTGACTGGGCGTTGCTGGCTCATATACGTGATGTCATACTGCGAAAATAACAGTCAGTCGGTTGGAAACACGCACGTGTGGCTGATTTAACGTGTAAGTTCCAAAAAAAACGTCACACCTAGTCTTCGACAAATAAAGTGGCGGCCACCCGGTCGGCAAAGAGCTTACCCGACTGAGTCAATAGTAATTGGTCGCCATTACGTGAAAGCCAGCCTGTTGCGTACATTGCGTCGAGATCACGCGCCTGTTTTTTCGAGAAATCGCCCGATAACAAGGTGTCAAGTTCGGCCAGAGAACAGCCCCATTTAGTACGAAGCCCGGTCAATAAATATTCATTTACCTGATCGGCCATCGATAGCACCTCGACCGTTGCCGGTAACTCTCCCCGCCGGATTGAGGCAATATACAGGCTGTTGTTCGCTATATTGTATTGCCTCGAATAACCATTGTACGAGTGCGCACTCGGCCCTACGCCCAGGTAAGATCGCCGTTGCCAGTAGGCGCTGTTGTGCCGGGCATACTGGTCGGGTTTGGCAAAATTCGAGATTTCGTAATGCTCATATCCGGCATCTGTCAATACCTTCGCGAGTTCTTCAAACTGATCGGCAGCAAGAGCTTCGTCGGCAGGGGGTAGCTTGCCTTTTTTTTGCCAACGGCCAAAAGCGGTATCAGGCTCGATCGTCAGGGCATAAGCCGATAGATGAGGTACGCCGAGCGCAAGAATCTTCTGCAAATCGAGCTGCCAAAGCGACTTATTGCGATTGGGGATTCCGTAAATCAGATCGACACTCATGTTCTCAAAACCGGCCTCCCGCGCCAGTTGAACACAGGCTTCGGCTTCGGTAGCGGTATGCGCCCGGTTCATCCACCGCAGTGTGGGTTCATCAAAGGTCTGGATACCGATACTCAGCCGATTAACATACCGACGAAGTAATTGAAGTTTCTCCCGGCTCAAGTCGTCAGGGTTAGCTTCGAGGGTTATTTCAGCCGTTGCCGATATGGTAAAGTGTGCGTGTATAGTCGAAAAGATTTGCGCTAACTCACTCTCAGTCAATAAAGAAGGCGTTCCTCCACCAAAGTAAATCGTGTCTAACTCCCGACCGGGCAGGTACTCACTCTGCCGCGAAATCTCAACACAAAGCGAGTCAATCAACACCGATTTCTGCCCCATGCTGGTGCTAAAATGGAAGTCGCAGTAATGGCAGGCCTGCTTACAGAACGGTATGTGAAGATAGAGATGCATCTAGCCTAATGACAACAAAGCTGGCTGATGGGTTCATTTGGCATCTATGTGATAATGTAAGCTAGTGTAATGGTTAAGTGAGTGCAGCAATCCAACCAACAGCGAGCCGTAGTGGCACGGATTTACTCACTGCACCTACTTTACTAACCACTGATTATAAGTTCTTTTCCAGAACAATTGTCAGCCCATGTTTTCCCTGCAAGGTTCCGATAATATCGAAACCAACACGAAGGTTAAGTATCAGCATACCCCGCCACTGATTATAGGTCTGCGTTCGGACAGTATGATAGTTCTGTTGGCGACACCAGTCGTGTTGTCTGCGCATCAATTCAGATGCAATACCATATCCTCTAAAATCGGGATGAACGCCCCCTAACCAACTGTAAAAATGATGGGGCTTCCGTTCATAGCCAAGCTTACAACCCACTACCTGTCCGTTGCTAAAGGCGAGTACTAATTGCAGAGCTGTGCGCTCCTGCTGATACGTAAGTTCGGTGAGTAAATCAGCGCGGGACTGGTTGCTGAATATAATCACGAGTTGGTCAATAAGCGAGGCAAGTATAGGTTCGGCGGGTAATCCGATAATTAATTCATAGCGAACATCCATAGCGTAAAAATACAGAGAAAACCCTATTTTGCAGTTCAACCGAATTGCAGCATGGATCTCCCTGAACCACTTAAGTCTGAAACTTCGCCCGCCGAAGAAGCAAACCAGCCCCATCAACTTAGTGATCTCACCAGTCAAAGCTGGAATCTGGAGCTGGTTATATCGGGCGCAGCCTTATTCGCGACGCTGAACCTGCCCGATTTCCTGGATAGTGTGCTAGCCTACTATCACTATAACCTCATGACGGATACAGATTACATTCATGAAGCGTTACCAACGCAGACGATGGCGTTGATAAAAGGGGGATCTTACTTCTTGTTTGGCGCGTTTCTGGCCCATTTTATCATGCGGGCCTTTTGGGCCGGACTCGTGGGACTGCTGGCCGTTTATCCTGACGGTATTCGCTACAATCAGATTTACAACCTAAGTCAATACGCCCAAAAACAGTTTGCTCAGAAGATGGGCTCACTGCCGGATTATATCATTCGGCTAGACCGGCGGTGTAATATTATTTTCGCCCTGGCTTTCAGCCTGGTTCTGCTCTTACTCGGCATAGCGGCTGCGTATGGCCTGTTTATTCTTTTCGAAATTAGTTTACAACTACTCCTTCCAAACACACTGTACAACACCACCCGAGAACTGGTAGGCTGGATATTTGGCATTGGGGTTGGTGTGATGAGTGTTGCCAATTACATCTTAAATCTTCCCAGATTTCGCGAAAATCCCCGGCTTGCCCCTTTATCATTTCGGCTGATCCAGTCATCTTCGGCTGTGTTTCTTGGGTTATATAAGCCTTTGCTTTATATCACATACACGTTCTACAGCCAGATTCCCAAAGAAGTACTGAAACGGCGACTGGCCTGGTTTCTAACGATCTTTTTCCTGGCAGAATTTTCGTTTATGGGTGTAGAGCTATTGCAAGGTCTGGGGGCATCTGATGTACTGGACAGCCGATCGTTTATTACGCTGCGTGTTCCCGATAAAACAGCCAATGCTAATTCATTTGACAATTTACGCCCCCCGAGTGAACAGATTAACACGGCCAGTATTCAGGCCGATG contains:
- the hemW gene encoding radical SAM family heme chaperone HemW, whose translation is MHLYLHIPFCKQACHYCDFHFSTSMGQKSVLIDSLCVEISRQSEYLPGRELDTIYFGGGTPSLLTESELAQIFSTIHAHFTISATAEITLEANPDDLSREKLQLLRRYVNRLSIGIQTFDEPTLRWMNRAHTATEAEACVQLAREAGFENMSVDLIYGIPNRNKSLWQLDLQKILALGVPHLSAYALTIEPDTAFGRWQKKGKLPPADEALAADQFEELAKVLTDAGYEHYEISNFAKPDQYARHNSAYWQRRSYLGVGPSAHSYNGYSRQYNIANNSLYIASIRRGELPATVEVLSMADQVNEYLLTGLRTKWGCSLAELDTLLSGDFSKKQARDLDAMYATGWLSRNGDQLLLTQSGKLFADRVAATLFVED
- a CDS encoding GNAT family N-acetyltransferase; amino-acid sequence: MDVRYELIIGLPAEPILASLIDQLVIIFSNQSRADLLTELTYQQERTALQLVLAFSNGQVVGCKLGYERKPHHFYSWLGGVHPDFRGYGIASELMRRQHDWCRQQNYHTVRTQTYNQWRGMLILNLRVGFDIIGTLQGKHGLTIVLEKNL
- the mtgA gene encoding monofunctional biosynthetic peptidoglycan transglycosylase, yielding MSQQRPVNTFRTQPAPIPRPKPDQASTRRTQPAGRKPSSGQNASAGGMSRRWQQARRFMRERPLLERVYWFVIKAFLWLFFGSFVYVIALKYVPVLVTPLIVSRWVDTFGTDESSQVYKKWRPYDKISKEAALAVVSSEDQAFPQHWGFDFDEIQDAIKENQTRKRARGASTISQQVAKNVFLWNGHSYLRKGLEVYFTALIELIWGKKRILEVYLNIAEMGPMTFGVEAASQRYYGHSSVSLSRDEAARIAAVLPNPRLFSIKKPSNYIQRRTRQIARQMRYLGGQKYIRNL